NNNNNNNNNNNNNNNNNNNNNNNNNNNNNNNNNNNNNNNNNNNNNNNNNNNNNNNNNNNNNNNNNNNNNNNNNNNNNNNNNNNNNNNNNNNNNNNNNNNNNNNNNNNNNNNNNNNNNNNNNNNNNNNNNNNNNNNNNNNNNNNNNNNNNNNNNNNNNNNNNNNNNNNNNNNNNNNNNNNNNNNNNNNNNNNNNNNNNNNNNNNNNNNNNNNNNNNNNNNNNNNNNNNNNNNNNNNNNNNNNNNNNNNNNNNNNNNNNNNNNNNNNNNNNNNNNNNNNNNNNNNNNNNNNNNNNNNNNNNNNNNNNNNNNNNNNNNNNNNNNNNNNNNNNNNNNNNNNNNNNNNNNNNNNNNNNNNNNNNNNNNNNNNNNNNNNNNNNNNNNNNNNNNNNNNNNNNNNNNNNNNNNNNNNNNNNNNNNNNNNNNNNNNNNNNNNNNNNNNNNNNNNNNNNNNNNNNNNNNNNNNNNNNNNNNNNNNNNNNNNNNNNNNNNNNNNNNNNNNNNNNNNNNNNNNNNNNNNNNNNNNNNNNNNNNNNNNNNNNNNNNNNNNNNNNNNNNNNNNNNNNNNNNNNNNNNNNNNNNNNNNNNNNNNNNNNNNNNNNNNNNNNNNNNNNNNNNNNNNNNNNNNNNNNNNNNNNNNNNNNNNNNNNNNNNNNNNNNNNNNNNNNNNNNNNNNNNNNNNNNNNNNNNNNNNNNNNNNNNNNNNNNNNNNNNNNNNNNNNNNNNNNNNNNNNNNNNNNNNNNNNNNNNNNNNNNNNNNNNNNNNNNNNNNNNNNNNNNNNNNNNNNNNNNNNNNNNNNNNNNNNNNNNNNNNNNNNNNNNNNNNNNNNNNNNNNNNNNNNNNNNtatatatatatataaatggaGATAATATCTTTATTTCTGTTCAAGGTCAATTATGTAGTGCCAGTCACTTATTACTTGCTCCAATccaataattcaattaaattataaataagctggttgatattatatattattaaggatATATATTGTCCTCTTCCACTCATtaaaggaaaatttaaaaaaaataaaaaatatggacATTAATATGGTAAAATGATATTATCCcatctacttttttttttaacatttatctatagaaaatttttttttttttaaataactgattttatttttcataaataatttcagGCAGCAGAACAATGATTAGGAAAAGGCATATGCTTTTAACAGaagaaatattaaagaaaaatccTAATTTGTGTTCTTATAATGGGCCTTCCCTTGATATTAGGCAAGACATTTTGGTCTCAGAAATACCCAAACTTGGTAAAGAGGCTGCCCTTAGGGCCATTGATGAATGGGCTCAGCCCAAATCAAATATTACCCATTTAGTCTTTTGTACAAGAAGTGGTGTGGACATGCCTGGTGCGGATTAccaattaattaacttattggGCCTAAGCCCATCGGTTCAACGATTAATGATGTATCAACAAGGTTGTTTCGCCGGTGGCACGATGCTCCGGTTAGCCAAGGACTTAGCTGAGAACAACAAGGGTGCTAGGGTACTTGTTGTGTGTGCTGAGAGCTCAGCGATAGGGTTTCGCGGGCCGAGCGAAGCTTATCCCGATAACCTTATCGCGCAAGCATTGTTCGGAGACGGTGCGGTCGCGGTTATAATCGGGTCGGACCCTAAAATGGGCCTGGAGAGGCCCGTTTTCGAGATTGTCTCGGCGGCCCAGACGTTTGTACCTAACGGGGATTGCCACCTTGCGTTACACTTACGCGAGATGGGCCTTACGTTTCACTGTACCAGAGACGTACCACCGACCATCGCGAAAAATGTGGAGAGTTGCTTAATAAAGGCGTTTGAACCGTTAGGTATTTCAGATTGGAACTCGGTGTTTTGGATTCTTCATCCAGGAGGTAATGCAATTGTGGACCAAGTCGAAAACATATTGGGCCTCGAGCCCGATAGGTTACGGGCCACGAGAAATATCCTTCGAGAATACGGTAACTTGTCTAGTGCATGTGTTTTATTCATATTGGATGAGATAAGAAAAAAATCTGCTAGAGATGGGCTGAAAACTACTGGAGATGGGCTGGACTTGGGAGTCCTTTTATCATTTGGGCCTGGGCTTACAATTGAGACAGTTGTGCTTCGTAGTGTGCCCATTTAAATAATGGGCCCATTATGTCTTTTTACTTGGGCCTGGCCttttatgatgtttaatttcattttcattttcttttggttgaagtttttttcatctatatgcatgtattaataaataattaagtaaaatatccACTATCTCAAGagatattataaataataaatattatgacaAACTAATGTTACGATTTCTTTACGTGTTTGATATACGTTTTGAAGTTATATAAGTCAAAGTTCTTATAatctaaaattaatctaaagtTATAAAATGATCACTCCTGTAACTTTACGACGTAGAAATACTTTTTcgtcaagttttttttttactattctatccaaaattaatattattgtttttaattcaCAAATATCTTTTTCTAAAACGAAACTCTAACTTCATATTCATTTTATAGTTGtcgttttttctttttctttaagaatatactattaaatttataaaaaaaaataatttaaaagttaagggaattttagttatttaattgaaaatAGCTTATCAtcatattctttttatattgtttttgcaAACTTATGTGATGCttctgttaatttttttttagtgttaCTAACATTTATGATTCATctctaaaaatttaaatcttgatTCTGTTTACGAAATGACGAAAGATGAAAAAGCTTAATAGGAAGGCATCGACTCGATTAATTATAGTTTTCAAAGGCATGCATAgtgtaaaatattatattccaaAGTTCATAAATTAGTTTAAGTAGTTATgctattgaaaaaaaaaattaaaaaaattaaaggaattGAAAATATAATACCATATTGTTCATAATTCACATCAAGTTGCATTGTTTAATTAATGAATTCATATGTTCTGTCTAACTAGACATAACCAATACCTAACAAAACATTAATATTGTAGGGAAGCTTTAAATGAATTGAATATTCCAAGTGTGACTAtagtatattattaaaaaatcaaaattgtcgTTGTggagtgataaatattttttttgagttttaatcaaaatttaaattcagaTATGAATTTTTCTTTGTTAGAAAGAtatgaattcaaatatttaatcaGACTAAATACAAACATCAATTACTCAATAGAAAGATAAAGGAAactatacatattttatatacaatCATAGTTAACCCTTAAAATTAGAGTAGTCATAGGGAAATACGATAAAATGGATGagatttttatattcttaataaGATACTTTGTATTCGAGCtatcaaaacattaaaaaaaattgaagcacATACTAGGCTTTCTATATCACGAATAATTAATCGaccaataaatttcaaatagataaaaaaaaaataagatatataaactTATCTAGACGAAGAACAACCTTCTGAAACAAGGGATATCAAAATATTACTTAATGTTATCCCTCCAATTCCCAAGTACATATATCTTGATAACTTTCCTATATCGTTATTTTTTCctgatatttatttatattgaacCTCGAGTAATTTATATTTCACGTCACATAATTAATATAACTCCTATTTAAGGgaatagttttttttaacaaaattattttcatatcgAAAATTCAAACTCgacatattcaaataaaaatgaatgaatgatattcatttcatcacaattatacgTACTTTAATTAGATATATTTctataaataagataaaataagtaccccaaaaaataattaaataattataggGGACAAACACAAGGTATCAAGAACATGGCTCCTCACAGAAAATAACGTGATTTTATACAAGTTCAACATGTGccactcattttttttaaaaattttttaattttatatttatggaCATAAATTTTACCACCAACAAAATTACGATTAGATTCATTCAACTATAAAGTTAGTTGAATTTAACcaacattaatatttatttaattttttatgtctaAGATTCTCTtggaataattaatatattcgTTATAGAAATTCTACAACTCAGAATGCACGCAGTTGTTATATAATTGGTAggatcaataataataataataataataaattttgtttttataataattaatttcagaaaaaataaaaaattatctgaacataatttatttattttatctcgaGAGAAAGTAACTGAATTTCTTAACAAAAGTGAGAGAGTTATATTCTCTTAAGAACGtatagataaataatttaatttacagactcaaaaaatttcttctattttcacaaatttgaatttattctaATTATGGGTACTTGTAAGTCCGAATGGCTTAACGAAATAAATCTTGtattataaaaatgttaatcttatattatgaaaatgttaatCTTATATTATTCAACTCACTTTAATCattcaatttattattaattaataaaaagattgTTACACATGAAGACAAAGTGGATGGCTACcactagaaagaaaaagaaaaaagaaacattaaaaaaaagttaaaaggaataaaaaggagtaatttgaattataattaagCACTCTTTATTATCTTTTTACTTTaacattatgaatttgattttcATAAATTCCCTCCTTTACTCACTATATTTATAATTCCTATAATATCATTTAAATAATTCTGATAtattataaactaaaataaaataatgtttcaGAAAATTTCTTTTCTCTATGTTATTAATTTTAGAATTTCACTTTCTGGACCTACAAATTATTTCGTATATACCATTACCTAGCTATACTTGATCATATAAAATGTAAATTGCCTCTTGATAGACgttttattttctaataaacaatataaaatgggaaaagggtctgatataccccttaactttgttatttggagctgatatacccctcgttataaaagtggctcatatgtgcccttaccgttatacaaacgactcacatatacccctgcccttacaaaatggctcacatatacccttcatttaacgaaagttaaaaaattagttttaaatttatatttattacttctaattttctttaaaaaattatttaggggtatatatgattcttctatcaaagttcaaggtatattttaattttttttcatacataaattattttttgacttctttttttataattatttgaatttcttattgggaaacttacataaatatacaaaaataaaaaaatatttaccatttatagcaataatatctttttttcacttgatcacttttaattcatattgcaGATTTGACATagtattgttataaatggtaataaataaaaagtattgctaaaatcagtaattatttattaaaatgtactaatttatgtaatttttcctttcttattcttattttgtttttttcattcattccttagtttaaagaataaaaaattaaactatttttttttgtgtgtattgtaatttaatttcgtattcgaagaaaaaatttggtcatctacaataagttttacaagaatattagtgaaatataaataaatttgattatcaaaataataattataaattagtcattgaaacaaaaataaagtcaaaaaaaatatgtttgacgaggattaaatttacgcATATGAgattatactttttagaaaaaaatataaaaatttagatttaaaattattatttttttatttccgttagaggaaaagggtatatatgaaccatttgtttacaagtaggggtatatatgagccactttcataacaaggatatatcagctctaaatgacaaaattgaagggtatatcagacccttttcccatatAAAATTGACGTCGATCAAACGCTTTTTCAAATAAACCAAAACTATATAAGTATACTTATTAGCTTCTATAATTTCATAGCTATCAAATTTGGCTACAATGTAAGTAAAGTCAACTTTGTCCCTAACCTAGGGTACCACCATGTGAATGATTTCATAGAAAATGTCAAAATACCAAAGTACACAAGTTGTACGCTAGGCGTTACTTGTCATCACCTTCGATTTTCGAGCTCGTAATCATTACTTTATTcatctcaaattatttatcattaaaaaattttaaataatatttattttatttttaatgaaaattatatttaaaaattatattttaatagtttaactgattaattatttgaactTTTACGAGAATACaatatttcatttcataattttcaCTTAAATTATCTTGATTAGCGTTTTCTTCGAAAACATGTAAAAGAAAAACACGATAAATAACGTGCGATCGATCTTGTAACGTCACATTCAAGAAGATAGAAAATGTTCACGTGCAAGGGTTCCGTAGCCATGTGGTTATGAGGCAGTCGGCACCAAAACTTGGAACTGCAGAGATAagacaatataataattaaaataagagagagaaaaagaccAACCACGGGAGTGGTGGATTACGATTCTCGATTCTTATTCAGATATCTCGAatgttattataaaaataaaaataaaaatgtattaaacattttatttaatttcatattgatCTTACATAATGTGAATGCATATTAGTTTAATCAATAAACTTCAAATATCAGATACAATTAGATAATTCGATTTGACTTTTACATATTCgtattaagtattttttttaaatctttgtatattgtatgaatatgtattaataataagtatttttttttatctcatatTAAAGTTATCCATgttgaaagaagaaagaaaactgacgattgaaacatgtcaaaggaacagGTTCGACGCAACTGATTGACGTGTCTGCAACAAGTGTTGATGAAGAAGGAAGCTGAGGATTGGAACATCTTGAAGGAACAAGTCCAACGAAATGGACtaccttcttcttcaacaatacaATGTGAGCTTATAGTAATAAAACGTTTTATTTCATATTGAAGTGTTACGTGatacatttaaattaattaggttaATAAATTTCGATTATCAGATGgttaaagaaatataaaatgaaagagaTGTGAGAGTACATAAAGCTTATCTCACGGATCTTGCCTGCAATATTATGGCTCCCACAATATCCCTTTAATTAAATGTTACATATTATAGTCTAGGTGAGATGCTACATTCTCtctcactatatatatataaactctTTTTTGTTCTTAGAAAATAGAGAGTTAGATGCAAAAACAACAAAGCTTTATATCAAAACAAAAAGGGGAAAAATGACTAAATGGGTAAAAACAATTACAACTCCATTTAGAAAAGCTAGAACTTTTTTCAATAATAATCAACAATCACCAAGAGATTCACCAAGGGAAAAGAAGTCACAAGAAGAAGGTATGTACAATTTGTGTGTAATATAGAGTCTATGCGTTTGCATTACTTAAGTCGAGAGTCTTGCAGAAATAGTTCATGTTATCATGCATATGTGTTTGGTCAAGAGGTAGATCTAGAATGAGTTTATTGTTATTAGCTCAAATCAATTAAACAttttgtaaaacaaaaaaaaaggtgtagagatgatgattttgatttaaatcttgtatttgtcttttaaaattcgttttaatttagaattaaattatCCAAAAGGGggataaaattgaatttttttttttataaacttcaaattctgAATCGGCTCCTGATTGGTTTGATCTTGTTTTAACAAATGTTTTGTTTTGTGTTAATTTGCAGAACAAGATAAGCATGTAGTAGATTTGCAAGGTGAAGTAATGGCTTGTGGATATGAAGATGTTCAAGTGATGTGGTCAATTTTGGACAAATCCAAAGCCATTAGAACATAAATCTTTGTTCTATTTTGGACTTCAATTAAATCAAGGCACATattgtacatatttttttatcattatcttgTTCATGTGGTGGCTAAATTGACGCCCAAAaaacaagattttgaaaattttgatgatGTACTATACATACCcctcccccaaaaaaaaaaaaaaaacacataacaagaattatttttttggctAATCCCCATGATCAATGAAAATCACAGAAagttttttgtatttgatttgCATTTAATTATAGATTTCAGTAATCAaatattcattcattttttatccAGATTGATATGTTATCCAATATGCAATTATTAACTTGATGTAAATAGATGTGGATAAGCTTCATTGTCGAGAGGGAaaattataacataactttattaCCATGGTTTTCAAGcgtctaatatttaattagtgaCACCATTACGCCGAAgccatatttaaataattaaaaaaggaaatgaaaaaaaagagcCTATGcgagtaaaaaatattatcgtAAAAGCATCTGTATATAATCTAGTCAAATACTATAAGAGATGAGAATTGTGGGGTAGGAGTATGGAGCGGTGGGGATGGAGGCTGGGGAGGACATAAATCACGATCAATGTAAAAGGTCACCTGTGAAACTTGTTTTTCCTAACTTTCAAGAGAATTGAACGTGAAAAACATCGGACCGAACACACCCTTAAAATGCCAGATCCTGTGATAGAAGCTTCAAGCTTTGTTAAGCTATTCAAGAAACAAAATTCAGATACAAAAACAACAGACAAGACAATCACCAAATGATAATACTTCCATTTGCAGGAAAATGCACTACTGTACCTACAAAAGATCAGAGATAAATGCaattttaactcaataaaaggaaatcaCACCTAATCCAGGACACGACGCTCGTTCAGATGTGTCTACGGAATAATAGCAACCACAGATAACACGACCCCAAGCATTGCAAGACGAGCATGCAGAGCGCGAGATAGTATTGAGTGGTTGTCACTCTTGTCTATTGCCATGCATTCAAGCAATAGTTACCAAGACTGGAAGTGCTGAAATCTTGACTTGGTTTTCATCAATATTTGCAGCAACCATAAAAAGTACCATTAAGAAAAAAACGGATGAATATAACTGGCGCAAAATTCTTTTCACGAATGAGTGTCTATCAAAGAAGGGCAGAACCCATTCTGCATTCCTTCTTTGTTCGATTCTCAGCTAGTCAAACGAATAGCACCTTACATTTGCTTATACTATGGTGCCTACCAAAGCTACTAGCTGGGGAATCTGTTGGAGGCATGAGATGCTCTTCATTGTACTTGACAGTCTCGAGACTGAGTCCATGAGGTGGAAGTAACAAGGTATACTTTGCAAGTTCCTTCCTATCACGAGATTCCAAAATCCTAACAACAATATCTGGTGGAACTGCTTGCCGTCCAACTTGAAGCAACAAAGCTACCTGCAAaagattttgagaaaaattaccACACATTATCTTCAGTGCTACCGTTCAAGAGCAGCTGAGATTCAGTCCTGAAATCATGACGAATACTTGGAAGTTTTTTCTTTATGGATTACATACCATGTTCCGAACTTGTCTATATAGGAAACCAGAACCTTCAACTTCTAACCGCAAAAGAGGTCCCTAAAGAAAAATACAACAAGATATCAAACTTAAGACTTTATTGATAGACATATGACAAGTAATGCCTCAATGGCTGCAGTTTCATACGCTCTAAGCACTGGCTTCGTCATTAAGCTATGAATACCAACGAAGTCAGGCTTTGGCGCTTATACCAAACATGGCTAAGTCTGACATCCCCTATTTGttacttttcattattttcttatacaACTAATCCTAATCTGGgatttttcttttccctttgTTTTCTCTCAAGTACTTCCTCATCTATgtcatttctttcctttaatgttcccTTCTCAAGCACTGCGTAAGATGAGCATCAAAATCTAGTTACAGAAAACTAAAGCaataaatcaattttggaaGGATGAAAAGTGTGAGATTGGAAGTCTGAGGTGGTGGGTGATTGTGAAAGTCAGAAGCAGCAGTAACACCATgctttttccttcattttcacTTTTATATTATGTTACGGGGTAAACAATCATACGAACTTACAAACTGCAGCCtgaaacattttttttgaaaaagcaCATGTGTTATATTGataaagaaaaacaagcatATTAGCCAAGCACCAAGAATTTGCCTACTCTTACACTATACTAGTACAAATAATTAAAGCAATATATACAGCCATCAACTTCTGTGAAAAGTCAGTAAGATCAGATCTACATGAGAGGGACTGAACTCTATCTTTGAATGTTTTTTGTATCGAACACCATATTTTTTATCCTTCTTGTTATACAGAAATCCCATCTTAACAGAAGTTCTTTACTGACGCGGCATAAATCCAAGTTACAGAAGGTTGGACATCTTCCATCATCCCATGGTTTGGATGGTGGACCCGGGGTGGGTGCTCGTAACATTGTGAATAGTTCAAGGGTAGAGGGTAATAAAAACTTTTTAAGGGGGGGAAATGTCCATAGTTCTCCATTTTCCCGCTCATATAAGATAGCCTAATGTGGAGGATTTGCATTTAGGATAAGATAGTTTCACTATTGATTGTAAAACtaaatttcttttgtattttgccatcttatgttcatatatttgCTACTCACTCAGTATGGCATTTTAGAACTTACAAATCAGAGTTACTTCCTAACATTATGGagctataatttttttcaaaggaACAGTTCCAATATAAATACTACTAGTGTTGACATGTACTCTATTTGTTCCGccttgtgtgtgcatatgtaCTACGATATAGACACACTTCGTAAACAATAACATTATAAGACATTCTCAAAGTCATCCTCATGTTAAGATGTAATGGATTTTTTCTACCCAaag
The window above is part of the Solanum pennellii chromosome 5, SPENNV200 genome. Proteins encoded here:
- the LOC107020878 gene encoding chalcone synthase B; the encoded protein is MKLENGQKIGRVHERAEGPAKILAIGTATPFHWVDQTSYPDYYFKVTNNEHLVDLKEKFRRICSRTMIRKRHMLLTEEILKKNPNLCSYNGPSLDIRQDILVSEIPKLGKEAALRAIDEWAQPKSNITHLVFCTRSGVDMPGADYQLINLLGLSPSVQRLMMYQQGCFAGGTMLRLAKDLAENNKGARVLVVCAESSAIGFRGPSEAYPDNLIAQALFGDGAVAVIIGSDPKMGLERPVFEIVSAAQTFVPNGDCHLALHLREMGLTFHCTRDVPPTIAKNVESCLIKAFEPLGISDWNSVFWILHPGGNAIVDQVENILGLEPDRLRATRNILREYGNLSSACVLFILDEIRKKSARDGLKTTGDGLDLGVLLSFGPGLTIETVVLRSVPI